The Aggregatilinea lenta genome includes a region encoding these proteins:
- a CDS encoding helix-turn-helix transcriptional regulator: MRADRLLSILLMLQSHGRLTAGQLAERLEVSERTIYRDLDALSTAGVPVYAERGPNGGCALAEGYRTSLTGLSEQEIHSLFISASEGPLGDLGLDEVLQAAVLKLLAALPSAHRSDAERVRQRFMLDPAGWFRAEEPVPHLPTLQIAVWQDRQIDLVYLRRDGSMGTRRAAPYGLVAKASIWYLVAATEEGMRTYRVSRIREVRLTDERFTRPDDFDLGAYWRAWCSAFEASLWHYQSVLRFAPHLVPVLPQTFGEGIFRQIENAIPDEDGWITLPITFDTYESARSMVLGFGSLVEVIEPDELRAGVIDVAARILAFYEARDRERKDQASAAF; encoded by the coding sequence ATGCGCGCGGATCGTTTGCTCTCCATTTTGCTGATGCTGCAATCACACGGACGTTTGACCGCCGGGCAGTTGGCCGAGCGCCTGGAAGTATCGGAGCGCACCATCTACCGCGACCTGGACGCGTTGAGCACGGCGGGCGTGCCGGTCTATGCCGAGCGCGGGCCGAACGGCGGCTGCGCCCTGGCCGAAGGCTATCGCACGTCGCTGACCGGGCTGAGCGAGCAGGAGATCCACAGCCTGTTCATTTCCGCGTCCGAAGGGCCGCTGGGCGACCTGGGGCTGGACGAGGTACTGCAAGCTGCCGTGCTCAAACTGCTGGCCGCCCTGCCCTCCGCGCACCGCTCCGACGCCGAGCGCGTGCGCCAGCGCTTTATGCTCGACCCGGCGGGCTGGTTCCGCGCCGAGGAGCCAGTCCCGCACCTGCCCACGCTGCAAATCGCCGTGTGGCAGGACCGCCAGATCGACCTCGTGTATCTGCGCCGTGACGGCAGCATGGGCACGCGCCGGGCCGCGCCCTATGGCCTGGTTGCCAAAGCGAGCATCTGGTATCTCGTGGCCGCCACGGAGGAAGGCATGCGCACCTACCGCGTGTCGCGCATCCGCGAAGTGAGACTGACGGACGAGCGCTTTACCCGCCCCGACGACTTCGACCTGGGCGCGTACTGGCGCGCGTGGTGTTCAGCATTCGAAGCGAGCCTGTGGCATTACCAGTCGGTGCTGCGTTTCGCGCCGCACCTCGTGCCGGTGCTGCCGCAAACATTTGGAGAGGGGATCTTTCGCCAGATCGAAAACGCGATTCCCGACGAAGACGGCTGGATCACGCTGCCGATCACGTTCGACACCTACGAATCGGCGCGCAGCATGGTCCTCGGCTTCGGCTCCCTGGTGGAAGTCATCGAGCCGGACGAGCTGCGCGCCGGAGTCATCGACGTTGCCGCGCGCATCCTCGCGTTTTACGAAGCGCGCGACCGCGAGCGCAAAGATCAGGCCTCTGCGGCCTTCTGA
- a CDS encoding transglutaminase-like domain-containing protein: MAEYRDPLVYYTLPGVMTSAGEHAGMLKGLPDDIAGLCRVVQQNLLHVHWAKRYGVTLTPEDEQEVQLRRASSMLARIAAQDDRMLTVPRPVEKRLVGNCRDFSVMLCTLLRHQGIPARPRCGFGTYFTPDWYEDHWICEVWNDDEARWMMVDAQLDALQVEALGITFDPCDLPEGNFIPAGKGWQMCRAGEADPARFGIFDIHGLWFVRGNMVRDFASLNRMELLPWDSWGLCDREPDADDLLLLDRVAALTLADNEAFENVRALYETEPDRLQVPDEIRSYTNDSPTLTDLRADELELFPA; encoded by the coding sequence ATGGCGGAATACCGCGATCCGCTGGTGTATTACACGCTGCCCGGCGTGATGACGAGCGCAGGCGAGCACGCCGGCATGCTCAAGGGACTGCCCGACGACATCGCCGGCCTGTGCCGCGTGGTCCAGCAAAATCTGCTGCACGTACATTGGGCGAAGCGCTACGGCGTGACACTGACGCCGGAAGATGAGCAGGAAGTCCAGCTTCGGCGCGCGTCGTCGATGTTGGCGCGCATTGCCGCCCAGGACGACCGTATGCTGACCGTGCCGCGCCCGGTCGAGAAGCGGCTGGTGGGCAACTGCCGCGATTTTTCGGTGATGCTGTGCACGCTGCTGCGCCACCAGGGCATCCCGGCCCGCCCGCGCTGCGGCTTCGGCACGTATTTCACACCGGATTGGTACGAGGATCACTGGATCTGCGAGGTGTGGAACGACGACGAAGCGCGTTGGATGATGGTCGATGCGCAGTTGGACGCGCTGCAAGTTGAGGCGCTGGGTATCACGTTCGATCCGTGCGACCTGCCGGAAGGCAACTTTATCCCGGCGGGCAAGGGCTGGCAGATGTGCCGCGCAGGTGAAGCCGACCCGGCCCGATTTGGCATCTTCGACATTCACGGGCTGTGGTTCGTACGCGGCAACATGGTCCGCGACTTCGCCTCGCTGAACCGGATGGAGCTGCTGCCCTGGGATAGCTGGGGCCTGTGCGACCGCGAGCCGGACGCGGATGATCTGCTGCTGCTGGACCGTGTCGCGGCGCTGACACTGGCGGATAACGAGGCGTTCGAGAACGTGCGCGCGCTGTACGAGACCGAACCCGACCGCCTGCAGGTGCCAGACGAGATTCGCTCGTATACCAATGACAGCCCGACGCTGACCGATCTGCGTGCGGACGAATTGGAGCTGTTCCCCGCCTGA